A window of Pantanalinema sp. contains these coding sequences:
- a CDS encoding phosphodiester glycosidase family protein yields MTLRWPRWVAIALGAVTWASVIASERAAAAPVAFERHRVKVGRHSWPVLRLRADLADPMTRVAVRFAYGTGAPLRRREAFSGMTEAAHAAALVNGTFFSIRTAETMGTLVSQGRVLQHRDWDDRGTALTIGPEGRARIATLRLDGRPDHRRARFSITSGPRLLRDGKVWLQPRREGFKDPNLFGRHPRVALGLARGGTELIVACFPSPMTLGQSAEAMRALGAHDALNLDGGPSVGMAYRGTILAAPRWGLTNALVLYDSRYPAPGDLEGVRIALADQAQGAGKDPADPVVRATVSSEAPRRSRAPEACHGRLGRTARSGR; encoded by the coding sequence ATGACGCTTCGATGGCCAAGATGGGTTGCGATCGCGCTCGGCGCCGTGACGTGGGCGAGCGTCATCGCGAGCGAAAGGGCAGCGGCGGCCCCGGTCGCCTTCGAGCGTCACCGGGTGAAGGTCGGTCGCCACTCCTGGCCGGTCCTGCGCCTGCGCGCGGATCTGGCCGACCCCATGACCCGGGTCGCGGTGCGCTTCGCCTACGGGACCGGCGCGCCCCTTCGGCGGCGCGAGGCCTTTTCGGGGATGACCGAGGCCGCGCACGCCGCAGCCCTGGTCAACGGCACCTTCTTCAGCATCCGCACCGCCGAGACCATGGGTACCCTCGTCAGCCAAGGGCGCGTGCTCCAGCACCGGGACTGGGACGATCGCGGCACCGCCCTGACCATCGGCCCCGAGGGCAGGGCCCGGATCGCGACCCTGCGCCTCGACGGAAGGCCCGATCACCGGCGCGCGCGCTTCTCGATCACCTCGGGGCCCAGGCTGCTGCGCGACGGCAAGGTCTGGCTGCAGCCCAGGCGCGAGGGCTTCAAGGACCCGAACCTGTTCGGTCGCCACCCTCGCGTGGCGCTCGGGCTTGCCAGGGGCGGGACCGAGCTCATCGTGGCGTGCTTCCCCTCGCCCATGACCCTGGGCCAGTCCGCCGAGGCCATGCGCGCGCTCGGCGCGCACGACGCGCTCAACCTGGACGGAGGACCGTCGGTCGGCATGGCCTACCGCGGCACGATCCTGGCCGCTCCTCGCTGGGGGCTGACCAACGCCTTGGTCCTCTACGATTCGCGGTACCCGGCGCCCGGGGATCTCGAGGGGGTGCGCATCGCGCTCGCCGACCAGGCGCAGGGCGCCGGAAAGGATCCGGCGGATCCGGTCGTGCGCGCGACGGTCAGTAGCGAAGCACCGAGAAGGTCTCGAGCCCCTGAAGCTTGTCACGGCCGCCTAGGAAGGACAGCTCGATCAGGAAGGTGA
- a CDS encoding adenine phosphoribosyltransferase, giving the protein MTTDYAHLAAKIRVIPDFPKPGVSFKDITPLMQDAEALREVIDVVAERFRGAGIDQVIGIESRGFIFGAALAYALGAGFVPVRKAGKLPAPTHACEYALEYGTDVLEIHCDAVKPGERVLVVDDVLATGGTALAALELVRKLEGEVAGFTFLIELSFLGGRDKLQGLETFSVLRY; this is encoded by the coding sequence ATGACCACCGACTACGCCCACCTGGCCGCGAAGATCCGGGTGATCCCGGACTTCCCGAAGCCCGGCGTCAGCTTCAAGGACATCACCCCGCTGATGCAGGACGCCGAGGCCCTGCGCGAGGTGATCGACGTGGTGGCCGAGCGCTTCCGGGGCGCGGGCATCGACCAGGTGATCGGCATCGAGTCCCGCGGCTTCATCTTCGGCGCGGCCCTCGCCTACGCTCTGGGAGCGGGCTTCGTGCCGGTCCGCAAGGCGGGCAAGCTGCCCGCGCCGACTCACGCGTGCGAGTACGCCCTGGAGTACGGCACCGACGTCCTCGAAATCCACTGCGACGCGGTGAAGCCCGGCGAGCGCGTCCTGGTCGTGGACGACGTGCTCGCCACCGGCGGGACGGCCCTGGCGGCACTCGAGCTCGTCCGCAAGCTCGAAGGAGAGGTCGCGGGCTTCACCTTCCTGATCGAGCTGTCCTTCCTAGGCGGCCGTGACAAGCTTCAGGGGCTCGAGACCTTCTCGGTGCTTCGCTACTGA
- a CDS encoding HD domain-containing phosphohydrolase: MFAQDTSGFIGREMLEKLAFHHGATLTHLVTAAWMARLLAEEFGLATVECERIWHAALLHDIGKSEVRRAVLSKPGALSDDEFRQIKTHCLAGGEMLREIGAPLSLVQAAEEHHERWDGRGYPRGLVGCEISLVGRIVAVADGFSAMSEHRSYRPRLPLSRIMEIFNAGAGTQWDPAIVALLASPRVQRAIVDELGSDDEAEDLQGAAGR, from the coding sequence ATGTTTGCTCAGGACACCAGTGGCTTCATCGGCAGAGAGATGCTCGAGAAACTCGCCTTCCACCACGGGGCGACTCTCACCCACCTGGTCACCGCGGCCTGGATGGCTCGCCTGCTCGCCGAGGAGTTCGGCCTTGCGACCGTCGAGTGCGAGCGGATCTGGCACGCAGCGCTGCTTCACGACATCGGCAAGAGCGAGGTCCGGCGCGCGGTGCTCAGCAAGCCCGGCGCCCTGAGTGACGATGAGTTCCGGCAGATCAAGACCCACTGCCTGGCAGGCGGCGAGATGCTGCGCGAGATCGGGGCCCCCCTGAGCCTCGTGCAGGCCGCCGAGGAGCACCACGAGCGCTGGGACGGCCGCGGCTATCCGCGGGGCCTGGTCGGCTGCGAGATCTCGCTGGTCGGTCGCATCGTCGCGGTCGCCGACGGCTTCAGCGCCATGAGCGAGCATCGCTCCTACCGGCCGCGTCTGCCGCTCTCGCGGATCATGGAGATCTTCAACGCGGGGGCGGGCACCCAGTGGGACCCCGCCATCGTGGCCCTGCTCGCCTCGCCCCGCGTTCAGCGCGCCATCGTGGACGAGCTGGGATCCGACGACGAGGCGGAAGACCTTCAGGGCGCCGCCGGGCGCTGA
- a CDS encoding discoidin domain-containing protein codes for MIRRVMLVMLSALVLFPPGAAMAQRAPQAPGSLTFVAASGAQGQGPNAVDGDRTTVWVGLARRTDAWITFRLREAQALEGVRVAMAAMPANTSYRIETSQDGRRFEKVLADLRNESDEPVERRFSAPRPITFVRLAFTNGSRQAVIPFTLYEVSPLSEPAAALPSASPAAPRILGAVLGSHEGERVLVVVGDGFAEPFEAVRADGRSLEILAVTPTQILCRYPYARTARLFLSLSVGGKALSRTVSPVKREIRWEDRPLSDR; via the coding sequence GTGATCCGTCGTGTGATGCTGGTGATGCTCTCGGCTCTGGTCCTTTTCCCGCCCGGCGCGGCCATGGCCCAGCGCGCGCCTCAAGCGCCCGGCTCCCTCACCTTCGTGGCGGCCTCCGGGGCCCAGGGCCAGGGCCCCAACGCGGTGGACGGCGATCGCACCACGGTCTGGGTGGGCCTCGCGCGCCGCACCGACGCCTGGATCACCTTCCGGCTGCGCGAAGCGCAGGCGCTCGAGGGGGTGCGGGTCGCGATGGCGGCGATGCCCGCCAACACCTCCTACCGGATCGAGACCTCGCAGGACGGCCGGCGCTTCGAGAAGGTGCTCGCCGATCTTCGCAACGAGAGCGACGAGCCGGTGGAGCGCCGCTTCTCGGCGCCGCGGCCGATCACGTTCGTGCGCCTGGCCTTCACCAACGGCTCGCGGCAGGCGGTGATCCCCTTCACCCTCTACGAGGTCTCGCCCTTGAGCGAGCCCGCGGCGGCCCTCCCCTCGGCGTCGCCGGCCGCGCCGCGCATCCTCGGGGCGGTGCTCGGCAGCCACGAGGGCGAGCGCGTGCTGGTGGTGGTGGGCGACGGCTTCGCCGAGCCCTTCGAGGCGGTCCGCGCCGACGGGCGCTCCCTCGAGATCCTGGCCGTCACCCCGACCCAGATCCTCTGCCGCTACCCCTACGCGCGCACGGCGCGCCTCTTTCTGTCGCTCTCGGTCGGGGGCAAGGCCCTTTCGCGCACCGTCTCGCCGGTCAAGCGCGAGATCCGCTGGGAGGATCGCCCCCTCTCGGACCGCTAG
- a CDS encoding AAA family ATPase: protein MSRVERGDAMECQNCRQRPATVHIRQHVNGVDQALDLCHHCASAMQSAIAGGGAAFGGLEALFEGLFGPRPRGRDSMLSRFSDESKQILQRAAQTALSWGHEQITTEFLLLALCQEPGGAQALLEQAGLSAEGLEARFAEVLRRSPPVQATRVGLAARVKRVLEIAQLQSAELGHGLITPLHLLLGLLLEGESYASQLLAGAHLDPEDLRSKLTAMPYGNVLEASALPPNLTRYARDLSAMAENGKLDPIIGRDKEIQRVIRILSRKTKNNPVLIGEPGVGKTAIAEGLALRIASGEVPDLLRERRVLALDLGGMIAGTKYRGEFEERLKGLVDEIRALQGKIILFIDELHTVVGAGGAEGAMDAANMLKPALSRGELQCVGATTLDEYRKHIEKDAALERRFQAVLVAEPTSEQAVEILRGLRDSYEAHHRVKIADEAIVAAVDLADKYINDRYLPDKAIDLLDEAAAMERLESRSGSDALKNQQSRLGQLEQEKQAAVTGERYDDAARLKGEIALIKSQIDTLKREYETARGTTEPIVTADSIAIVVSEWTGIPASKLASEEKERLLQMEAVIQQRVIGQHEAIRAVSEAVRRARAGLKDPDRPIGSFIFLGPTGVGKTETARALADYLFNDEQAMLRFDMSEYMEKHTVSRLIGAPPGYVGYEEAGQLSEAVRRRPYAVVLFDEIEKAHPDVFNILLQILDDGRLTDARGHTVDFKNTVVIMTSNVGASEMFKGATLGFRGASPDDATGPGWERVKETVREAMKETFRPEFLNRIDEIVIFQPLGQEQVLAIADLLLEATRRKLHGQAIGLELTPAAKAQLVEVGYDPTFGARPLRRAIARQIETPLSQLILKGEFGEGDFIKVDVADGRFTFFKEPREVPAAPES, encoded by the coding sequence ACAGCATGCTCTCGCGCTTCTCCGACGAGTCCAAGCAGATCCTCCAGCGCGCCGCCCAGACCGCGCTGAGCTGGGGCCACGAGCAGATCACCACCGAGTTCCTGCTCCTGGCCCTCTGCCAGGAGCCCGGCGGCGCCCAGGCCCTGCTCGAGCAGGCGGGACTTTCTGCCGAGGGGCTCGAGGCGCGCTTCGCCGAGGTGCTGCGGCGCAGCCCGCCCGTCCAGGCGACCCGGGTCGGCCTCGCCGCCCGGGTCAAGCGCGTGCTCGAGATCGCCCAGCTCCAGAGCGCCGAGCTCGGCCACGGCCTCATCACCCCCCTGCACCTGCTGCTCGGCCTCCTGCTCGAAGGCGAGAGCTACGCGTCGCAGTTGCTCGCCGGCGCCCACCTGGACCCCGAGGACCTGCGAAGCAAGCTGACGGCCATGCCCTACGGCAACGTCCTCGAGGCGAGCGCGCTTCCGCCCAACCTCACGCGCTACGCGCGCGACCTCAGCGCCATGGCCGAGAACGGCAAGCTGGACCCCATCATCGGGCGCGACAAGGAGATCCAGCGGGTGATCCGCATCCTGAGCCGCAAGACCAAGAACAACCCCGTTCTCATCGGCGAGCCGGGCGTGGGCAAGACCGCCATCGCCGAGGGGCTCGCCCTGCGGATCGCCTCGGGCGAGGTCCCCGACCTCCTGCGCGAGCGCCGCGTGCTCGCCCTGGACCTGGGGGGGATGATCGCGGGCACCAAGTACCGCGGCGAGTTCGAGGAGCGCCTCAAGGGCCTCGTCGACGAGATCCGCGCCCTGCAGGGGAAGATCATCCTCTTCATCGACGAGCTGCACACCGTGGTCGGCGCGGGGGGGGCCGAGGGGGCGATGGACGCCGCCAACATGCTCAAGCCGGCGCTCTCGCGCGGCGAGCTGCAGTGCGTGGGCGCCACCACCCTCGACGAGTACCGCAAGCACATCGAGAAGGACGCCGCTCTCGAGCGACGGTTCCAGGCGGTGCTGGTCGCCGAGCCCACCTCCGAGCAGGCCGTCGAGATCCTGCGGGGGCTGCGCGACTCCTACGAGGCCCACCACCGCGTCAAGATCGCCGACGAGGCCATCGTCGCGGCGGTCGATCTGGCCGACAAGTACATCAACGACCGGTACCTGCCCGACAAGGCCATCGACCTGCTGGACGAGGCCGCCGCCATGGAGCGCCTCGAGAGCCGCTCGGGCAGCGACGCCCTCAAGAACCAGCAGTCGCGCCTCGGCCAGCTCGAGCAGGAGAAGCAGGCAGCCGTCACCGGCGAGCGGTACGACGACGCCGCGCGCCTCAAGGGCGAGATCGCGCTCATCAAGAGCCAGATCGACACGCTCAAGCGCGAGTACGAGACGGCCCGCGGCACCACCGAGCCCATCGTCACCGCCGACTCGATCGCGATCGTCGTGAGCGAGTGGACGGGCATCCCCGCGAGCAAGCTCGCCAGCGAGGAGAAGGAGCGCCTGCTGCAGATGGAGGCTGTGATCCAGCAGCGGGTGATCGGGCAGCACGAGGCCATCCGGGCGGTGTCCGAGGCGGTGCGCCGCGCGCGCGCCGGCCTCAAGGACCCCGATCGCCCCATCGGCTCGTTCATCTTCCTGGGCCCCACGGGCGTCGGCAAGACGGAGACGGCCCGGGCGCTCGCGGACTACCTCTTCAACGACGAGCAGGCCATGCTCCGCTTCGACATGTCCGAGTACATGGAGAAGCACACCGTCAGCCGCCTGATCGGCGCCCCTCCCGGCTACGTCGGCTACGAGGAGGCCGGGCAGCTCTCGGAGGCGGTGCGGCGCCGGCCCTACGCGGTGGTGCTCTTCGACGAGATCGAGAAGGCCCACCCCGACGTCTTCAACATCCTGCTGCAGATCCTGGACGACGGCCGGCTCACCGACGCCAGGGGCCACACGGTGGACTTCAAGAACACCGTGGTCATCATGACCTCGAACGTGGGGGCCTCCGAGATGTTCAAGGGGGCGACCCTGGGCTTCCGGGGGGCCAGCCCCGACGACGCGACGGGCCCCGGCTGGGAGCGCGTCAAAGAGACGGTGCGCGAGGCCATGAAGGAGACCTTCCGGCCCGAGTTCCTCAACCGCATCGACGAGATCGTCATCTTCCAGCCCCTGGGCCAGGAGCAGGTCCTCGCGATCGCGGACCTCCTGCTCGAGGCGACCCGCCGCAAGCTCCACGGCCAGGCGATCGGCCTCGAGCTGACCCCCGCCGCCAAGGCCCAGCTCGTCGAGGTCGGTTACGACCCGACCTTCGGGGCGCGCCCCCTGCGCCGCGCCATCGCCCGGCAGATCGAGACGCCCCTGAGCCAGCTCATCCTCAAGGGGGAGTTCGGCGAGGGGGACTTCATCAAGGTGGACGTGGCCGACGGGCGCTTCACCTTCTTCAAGGAGCCCCGCGAGGTGCCCGCCGCCCCCGAAAGCTAG